AGGAAAAAACGAGATACACACATAAAGAAGGATGAGACACGaacaataaattgataaaagacgacgaagaaagcGAAGagaacatacacacatacgagcgcgcgcgcgagagagagagagagagagagagagagagagagagagagagagaaatatatatatatatataaaacatataataatcaGGTGATATGTCGCTAGAACCAATCgctataaaaacaaaacataacaaaagaaaaaaaagaaggcacAGCTAGATCACACTTATCGACTGTAAATAATAGTTTAATTAGAATATCATTTCGACCAGTAAATCATAGTGTGTAATACGATGTAttctcgaaatatttattgtatccCATACTTCTCTAATTATTCGAACACATTTTATCTCGAAACCGATGatcacacatatattatatatataaatatcgtttatctaatttttaacgaaaaaagaaaaagaaaaagaaaagaatcatatCCGACAggtaatttttcgataaacaaAATACGTGATAACAAATTgacaatctttttttgttaaacttTACATCGTTTTCTTTGCTATTAATTTCATCCTTTTTACATACTCGATATTACGCTTTTGACTCTTGTGATTTCGTGTACGTTAAAGTTACTAGAGTATGGTaatgatcattaaaaaaaaagaaataaaataaaataaaccagaaagagagagagagagagagagagagagagagagagagggagagagggagaaataaaaagaaaaagaaacgaaaaacggCTCGTCAAGTAAAAATTGTCGTTGCATTACAAAAcgttatattagaaaaacgaGCCATTGACAAAAATgttgttaaaagaaaagaatacggCGAATAAAGgagcaataataaattattaaattacgtTTTCTAGTGTTATTAATTCGGGTAATGATCtagattaatataatcaattgtTATTtcgtatagaaatatattttctcttacgtgattatttaaaattacatatggagtagtaataatgtataataaatttttacgtcgaacaaaaggaaaagcaaaaaaaaaaaaaaaaagaagaagaagaaacaaaaggaaattattattctattattcgtTACTATTAGTTGTgtttgaaaaaatgttatcgtataaaaaaataggtaaggagataaaaagagaaaaaaaaagagaagaaaggaaaagtagaacaaaagaaaaaaaaaaaacatattaataaCTTTGCAACAGTTTTAAAGGTGGAACTACTTTCTCACATCTCCTGGCTGAAATAACACGGAGGAAAATATCTTATCCAGCAAAGGCAGCTAATCCGGTGATCGCTCTTCCGAGTATCAAAGTGTGTATGTCGTAAGTAcctatatcgaagaaaaagaataagaaaaaaaaagaaaataaaaacaacaacaacaataacaattacacgacacgtacacgcatacacgtgcatatatatatatatatgtgtatatagatgtatatataaatagaagtcGTGCATGTTAATAATCACTGATACGTAAGTACATTAGCATTTGGATTTTGCAAGTAACGTCagggaaatataaaatttcactgGAGTCATCGATATTAAACGTTTCATTAATCTTAACGCGATAATCGATTTAAACTGACTATATTTTAACGTCAAAATGTTCTCTTGCCTACCTTCGTAAGTGTTAACGGATTCGAGATTCATCACGTGCCTAATGACGTGATACTCGTCCGATATGCCATTACCACCTAACATGTCTCTCGCGGTCCTGGCAATTTCTAACGCTTTGCTAGCAGAATTTCGCTTTAACATAGAGATCATCTGGGGGTTAGCcctggaaagaaagagagataacggaatcgaaggaaaaataaaaagagaaagaaaaataaaaaaaagaaaaattacaaatggaTGGATTAATTCGAGATCGTTCGAGCGAGATTAGAATTCTTTAACATACCTGTCTTCGTCCTTTAATCTTCCAACCCGTAAACAAGCTTGAAGACCAAATGCTATGTCGCACATCATATCGGTCagtttcttttgtattaattgATTAGCAGCCAAAGGTCTGTTAAATTGTGATCTCTCTAATGTATATGACCTTGCTATTTTAAAACAAGTTTCAGCTGCTCCTAATGCACCCCAAGATATACCGAAACGAGCGTTGTTCAAACAATTAAACGGTCCctatatataaacaatctttatgtatttctttctctttttattctaatcgTAATCATTAGTTAACGTAAATCATCTGACTTTCAAGCCCTCCACGCTccgtaataaattttcttcgggTACTATGACATTGTCCATTAATATCATCCCAGTGGTGGAAGCtctcaatgaaaattttccatCGATTTTCGGCGTGGATAatcgattttgatttttttctctttcgattacGAACCCTCGAATAATTTCATCCTCGCATTTTGCCCAAACGATCAATATATCGGCTATGGGTGCGTTTGTAAtcctatttttataaaacatattaaataagatatgaattatttatttgttctacatacacaaacacacatacaaatatatatatatatatatatatatatatatatatatatatatatagatgtaaagtttcttttcttttttttttttagaaaaatatatccatatattgttaatatcttttatattcacCATGTTTTGCTTCCATTCAATTTGTAAACTTTTTTATTGGAATCATATACAGCTCTAGTTTGAATACCTGCTACATCGCTACCATGATTCGGTTCGGTTAAACCAAAACATCCTATTAAATCTCCGGTAACTACAAAATCAgatgattatattattgttgaaTAGTGTACACCGATTATTATAACTTACTAATTTTTGGAAGAAATCGTTCCTTTTGTGTTTGATCACCGTACGCATATATACCACCGGCAACGAGCGACGATTGTACGGACATCGATGATCTATAAGAACTATCGACGGACTCAATCTCTTTAGCAAGAAGTCCATAAGCAACCGAAGATACATTAGAAGCTCCATAACCCTTTAAAGTGCAACCCAAAGCACCAAGAGAACCGATCTCTTTAATGATTTCCTTGTGAAAATGTTCCTTACGATTGGCTTCGATCACACGAGGCATTAATCTTTCTTGacaataatttcgaaattgaTCTCTTATCATAATCTCATCCTGAGTTAATTGAGACTCGAGATCGAATGGATCTTCCCATTTAAACGTGTCTggatgaataattttaatagaaaaaaaaaaaaaagaaaaaaattaattccattTGATTTTAATACGAGTTAAtgattgaatatataaatgataaagacGATGATGTTACCGATTGAGCGTTAACCGATAACTTCTGCCATCTATACTTACGATGATAAAATAACGCGACAGTaggaatgtttttatttactttgttttatttttttattttttttatttaacaatgaaaTCATCTTAGCGAATTTTCGAAACGATacgaaattatgaaaaatgacttacttttttttcgtaggCACGAAGCTACGGAGATCCCTGATTACATATGCTCTTTCATTAAGGAGAACATAGAAATTTGTCAATTACgtgtaagaaaatttattagttcacaatatgtgttatatatatatatatctatgtatcgcgatgagaagataaataatcgttataaattgTCACGAAAAGGATACGTctgttgaaaatttctttatacaaACTTGGACACTTCAGAAATCTAATCTGTACGCGAGCAGCCATCTTGTCGGGTATCCGGTAGAGAACTGACTTGTTGATCTCAGATCAGaaacgttattaaatttttttatgcaCGACACAAATCTAATCGCAAACAGTAGCGATAAATGTGATATGTATTTTCTGTCAATGTCAATAATCGTATTCGTATTCTTATCGTTGAACTTTCGTTGACATTAAGTCGAATGGATGGGATCTGCCTTACCGACCCATTATCTACAACGacgtttaaaatatcattgagTAGAGTTAcgattcgaatcgaaaaaatctcttttgttatcattcatataaatttaaaaatagctGCTGGATTCCTTTTTGTTCATtcatctctttcatttatttatttatttgtttatcatattttttctctttcactcttttatcGATCTCACTTTCCCACTcggaattatttcaaaatgaaagaatacaATAGATGAATAGATCGTCGGTTTATTTGATaacataagaaattattttatcgaattaatctatatacacatttcatttcttaagattacaattatttaatgatttattatacaaatgatTGGTAACAGGAGTATTTGAGATTTGATAATGATTAGAGATTAGATACTAAACACGTATAAATTTCTAGAAGATAGATGACactaatttttcaattaaaattattattcttataattgGAATAATTCGGACAGcgaattataaattctttttttaataatttaatatgagAGTGCGATAAAATTGTACGAAAGTTTTTCAATCTTTGATTGAGAGATTGATTAcccttataaaatatattgatataattaagatAATGTTACATGAATTATGTTTCTTCGTTGTTTAATAGCTGGAGGTATTAATACTCCATTGTCAAATCGAAATTCATTGCACACGGCAGTCTAAATTGGACGGATaaattgactttttttttaaacacatTGCGGATCAGACATTTTCCTGCTAACTATTATTTATAGCtaggacaaagagaaagagaaagaaagagagagagagagagctattttttatattaaatatttttaaattaatttttttcttctattaataCATCAATAATTCGTATGTCTGATCAATGATCAATGATCATTGATTATAACAAAAGACTTGTAATTGGTCtggattaaaatatattatatgtcatatattaatattatatattattttcatataatatatatattgtttaataaaatattatatataataatatatatatatatatatatatatatatatatatatatgatctgtCCGTAAtgtgttaaaagaaaaaattatgataaactTGGAAATATATTCTCAGACTATAAGAATGTCGTCCTTTTTTTCGGGACCGTCTGGTAATTTTTGATTAAGAACGCGTATATTATTGAAGAGATATCCAACGGCGTCTGCGACAGGTCTAACGATGGCTTGAACGAAAGCTGTAAAGAAGCTTCTCGTAGCTGCGCATGTTATTTTCCATACTCGAAGGCAAGGAGCGACGCACCATATATGCTAAAAAAAGTACAGATATATAGACGTCTACGTTAACGTAATATATTGAtcacatttttatatagaatggTATCTATTGATTgacattaataaaacatttggaGGAATGGAAAggatgtattaaaaataatgttaataagttgattaaatcaaacgaattaagatttaaagaaatatcgtaaTTCAATGagatattcattaaattcattctgcaatttaattttaggataattaatgtaaaaataaaaaagaaagaaatcgaaaaaaagaacgagttaaataaataatgcaaaTCAATAAAtgttcatgttttttttttttatcttcctcgaTGGATCGAGGTTTGcatataaagatttttctgttaattaattaaagaaaaaaaaaaaaaaagaaaaaagaaaatagagagaattcAACGATCTTGATTGATGTGCGAGTTTCGTCTGAAGAAttcgattttcgattatttattcgacAAAGTTTGCAATTTATTCGAGATTTAAATCAAATACACTTTGTGTAGTATAAAATTTCGTGTTTTTGTTGTTGGCTTGGCGTTCGAGTTGCGCACAAAGacttttcgattaattaatttaaaataaaaacccGAACAATGGTAGCaaatgaatagaaaatcaaaaaatatttacaaatatggAAAGGTAGAGATCTCGtggtttaaaaaatttttaatagccATATTGTTCGAAAgagatttccttttttgaataattaacgtaaagaagaatattcgaaaaaataattgccATGTGATGGAGATTCGAAGATTCAATAATTTCGTTCGCATTTCACCACAGAGAAATCatttcgattaattcattaaaaaaaaaaaaaaaaagagaaaagagagaaaaagaaaagacaaaaaaaagaagaattttgaaaatttccatgaggagaaaaattaaataataacgatcgatggttgaaataaatttatacgaacgatatggataatattacattttttttgcaaatatacTCTCGAAGCAATACACATAGACGGACCACCAATGTACACAAACGAGcatataaatcgatcgtagAGAGGGTGAAAGGAAATAGAcacgtcaaaaaaaaaaaaaaaaaaaaaagagagaaagagagaagaagttaTTATCGACTAAAGGCTTACCTCGAACGCAAGGCAGGCGAACGTAAAACCAAGGCAAAGTGCGAGCAAGGGTGCGACCAAGaccgagagaaatatataacagCAACCCCTCGAAAGACGAAAACAGTGGCCACTCAAGCGCCAAGCGCATTCCGGACTTCGAATGCCTTCTGGTTCGCCGATCACGTCGTCCCACATCACCTGTTCGtaaaagcaatattttttttattaatcatttttaattcataaagaTCCGACaagagataataaagaattttcgaaagcgcattaatttcttgaaattttattttcgctaTATCAAAGATGTCATTCGCTACATCAAAGATAATCATCGTTTATTTAAAGGTTTATCAAAAGTTTATAATAGTAAATCAAAGGACTACGTGAATTATCCCTTTCGTATGGAACGCTACTTTCTTATGGAACACtgtgtatattttattcttatttttctttttttttttttatttcttttttcctgttaATTACTTGATCAGATAGTTTGATCAATTGtcttaaaaagagaaaaatgattccATGTGTTTCGTAAgaactattaaaaattatattattttctgctcttaaattatttgatgtagtatatatatatatatatatatatatatatatattgatcttTTACTTTTGAACTTTggtatttgaaaatttcaaaaaagaaatcatattcATTAAATAGTTTAAACCGTTTAAAATTTCTCttgatcttatatttttcgatttgatCTTTCTAAACCGatgaaaaacataaaaaatttccaGAAAGGAGAATAATCATTCACTGAAATGGTCGacctattaaaaattttatctctccgtatcttatttattcattcttttaatcaaaagaaaaaaaaaaaaaaaacaaaaagaaagaaatactcCTACGTATCTGAATGTTTCAGGATTTttgagaaaaggaataaaaagaaataaaaaaggaaacaaaatacaGGGTGTTCTATAAGAAAAACTAAagagtcaaaaaaaaaaagatcatctaaaaataaaaaaaaattatcttaatcCTTTTTCTCATCACTTAATGtctcattatcattttaatatctcaaaataagtaaataaataaataaataaataaataaataaatattaattattttgaaattctgtgattttatcgaacaatgaaataaagtaacttgtgaaataaataaaagctaGTTAAATTAACCTGAAGATGTTGATTAAGACTATTTGGATCCCTGTCTTCGAGATCCATCGCACTGGCACCGTCGGCGGATGATTCTGGCTTCTCCATTCCTGGAAGATGAAAGTTGCACTTCGGTGTTCCACACTGACAGGCGTTCTTGAATCTAGCCAACATCCTCTCCTAACACGAAAACTTGCCCGAGTAAACCTGATCTTTGTTTGCGAGTAAATTTAAACAGTTAAGAAAGATCAAAGGGTTCTTTGCGAGTGCGCTCACGAACGGCATTAACATAGCGCGAGTGAATGCTAAGGCCACGAAGAAACGCAAGAAAGTATCCCGACattgatcattttcttttaataatatattatatccagAGTATACCGTACGAACGAGATTTCACGATGATCcgttttttcgatcgatttttttttttttcaattcgaaaCATTGAAGTAtcaaaaaaacacacacacacagagaaagagagagagagaaagaaatgacgacctttttattaatccatttaattaattcgtttaataaattcgTGTAATTTCGAATTTTACAAGCTCAcgttcttctatttatttttttttttttatttctaattttatctcGTCAAAAAATCAATTGCACCGTATCGATAtgttaacaattatattttatcatacgaatttatattcggagaatttttcttttgggaAAAGTGTGATCAGTAGAACATCGTATTAACGATTTGTACTGTGACCAATCCAGTTTACGAAtgagtggaaaagaaaaaaatgtgttttAGCGATGGCGTGGTATGCGGAAAAAGGTAAGGCTATGAAACTTAATCGCTCgcgcacgtgtgtgtgtgtatgtgtttgttcGCGTGTGCTACCTTGAATTCAACGTTATAATCGCAAGATATCGATTCGCGAAAAGTTAAAACTGGTGGATTGTAAAGTCTACGTGTTTGGTGCTATGTCagacatttctttctttgatttaaaaatatatacatacgtactgtatatacgtacgtacgtacgtacgtatgtatgtatatatgtatggatgtatgtatatacgtacgtaggtgtactttgatagaaaatttcttatccTTTAAGTTTCTACAAAGTTAGATCTCGAAGAGTCTGTGACAAAGTTCACACATTGAATATGTCTCACGACTTGAAGCGACAATTCTTGAACAAAGTGTAAATTCTTTATGTTAAGTGTCACGCGCGTTATACGCGGTTTCTTTCGTACAGAAAATCGATATTGAAGTAATCGAAGTGTGACGTAGAGAAGTGGTTATATAGGCCCGTGTACTTTGACCAAAAATATTCTACAATATTagtttttttcaattttttatgaaaagttTGATAAAGCAAAATgctgttattaaaataatatatatgtaagtgccagatatcgtttattaatcaaaagtaaaaatgtttgttcgagaaagaaaaaaataattgtcttttatggaattttcttctttgcttcttttttctttttttttttttttttttttcattcaatataATCTTTCTATTCTACGGACTGTGCAATCAAATGtttatcaaagagaaaaagaacaaaataagagaaaagaaagaaaaaaaaaatagaatcgacatctttctttttattatcttttttcttttttgtttgtatcgcattatttattttaatgaaaggaCAATAAATTAGGCTTATAAACggaatgttaattattaaaatcaaaacaaGACGATTCGTCAAGTTTTGTTCTACGCAATACTATTAAATAAGTGCGAAGCttaatgaaaaatcgattacaaAAAGTTTTCCGTATTTGTTTAGAAAAAGTTCCTACAagttgtattaataattcacaAGGTTTTAACAGTTCACACGCAACTGTTTACCTGTACGACTAATAcatttacgatataatatatttattgttattatacattaatctttttttcaagatttggATTTACTTTTAAGTTCTTAGCAACTAGCTCAGTGATAAGATCGtgctttcattattttattttattcattttatgtatatttttattttatatatatatatatacatatatatatatatatatatatatatatatgtgcatataatgttgtttctttttatttgtaaaataaaaatgttcgaaatCAAAATGATGTCCAATGACGAGCGTAAATAAATCattgacaattttttattttttttttttttttatttataaaacaaaaacgttCTAAACACGTACACAAAACATACTTCGTGTGACAACGTAAGACTATTTTAATTAGAcagtaaaaatttcttcgaaaattatacaaactatacgaaatattttataaataaatctaatcaTATAAAGTGTTCTCATATggatataaaaacgaaaaattataaaaacgaaaaaaaagagaattacaaacaaatcatgtacaaaaaaaaaataaaagaaaagaaaagaaaaagaagaagaaaaagaagaacgaatttGAAGAAGAACGAATTGATTTCTAATCAATCGTTAGGCACAGTTCACCCTCTTGTATACCtatcttatagaaaaattatgttcacttacttctctctttttgtatccAAATTCCGTGTTccttttcgattcttttctttcttcaattttgtattttcgaGGCGTCGAAACGTAAAACAATCGTTCGATGTTGCTCTCTTGTAATGTTTTCGAGTTTCGCAGGTGGAAAAGGGTAGGTTAAAACGCAGGTGGATTGAAatgaagagaaacagagagaaagagagagaaataaagagagaaagagagagagagagacagagagagagagagagacagagagaaatagagagagaaagagcataaAGAGCGAACGCTTCTAAGTGGACAACGGTCAACGCGCATGCGCACTAATGTCATTATAGAATTACACCCCCACAATATATCGTTCAACGTAGAGAGAGTACAATGACCCCGTTTTCAACGAAAGTGAATGTCAGGTAGGATCGCGACATTGAACGATTttctgataa
The window above is part of the Vespula pensylvanica isolate Volc-1 chromosome 16, ASM1446617v1, whole genome shotgun sequence genome. Proteins encoded here:
- the LOC122634862 gene encoding caveolin-3-like isoform X2; the protein is MEKPESSADGASAMDLEDRDPNSLNQHLQVMWDDVIGEPEGIRSPECAWRLSGHCFRLSRGCCYIFLSVLVAPLLALCLGFTFACLAFEHIWCVAPCLRVWKITCAATRSFFTAFVQAIVRPVADAVGYLFNNIRVLNQKLPDGPEKKDDILIV
- the LOC122634862 gene encoding caveolin-3-like isoform X1, which translates into the protein MLARFKNACQCGTPKCNFHLPGMEKPESSADGASAMDLEDRDPNSLNQHLQVMWDDVIGEPEGIRSPECAWRLSGHCFRLSRGCCYIFLSVLVAPLLALCLGFTFACLAFEHIWCVAPCLRVWKITCAATRSFFTAFVQAIVRPVADAVGYLFNNIRVLNQKLPDGPEKKDDILIV
- the LOC122634861 gene encoding glutaryl-CoA dehydrogenase, mitochondrial codes for the protein MAARVQIRFLKCPSLYKEIFNRRISVASCLRKKNTFKWEDPFDLESQLTQDEIMIRDQFRNYCQERLMPRVIEANRKEHFHKEIIKEIGSLGALGCTLKGYGASNVSSVAYGLLAKEIESVDSSYRSSMSVQSSLVAGGIYAYGDQTQKERFLPKIITGDLIGCFGLTEPNHGSDVAGIQTRAVYDSNKKVYKLNGSKTWITNAPIADILIVWAKCEDEIIRGFVIEREKNQNRLSTPKIDGKFSLRASTTGMILMDNVIVPEENLLRSVEGLKGPFNCLNNARFGISWGALGAAETCFKIARSYTLERSQFNRPLAANQLIQKKLTDMMCDIAFGLQACLRVGRLKDEDRANPQMISMLKRNSASKALEIARTARDMLGGNGISDEYHVIRHVMNLESVNTYEGTYDIHTLILGRAITGLAAFAG